The Staphylococcus sp. KG4-3 genome has a window encoding:
- a CDS encoding GNAT family N-acetyltransferase: MFKIVTTQNMIEETHSIRKKVFVEEQGVPLENEIDQYENIATHVIGYDLNAVPFATGRLRPIDNGVKVERVAILASHRNKGYGKLLMEFLENVAKNKGDKKLMLNAQCHAQSFYEALGYEAFGEPFMEENIKHIAMSKTI; encoded by the coding sequence ATGTTCAAAATTGTTACAACTCAAAATATGATAGAAGAAACTCACAGTATACGTAAAAAAGTCTTCGTTGAAGAACAAGGTGTACCTTTAGAGAATGAAATAGATCAATATGAAAATATCGCGACACATGTAATTGGCTATGATCTAAATGCTGTGCCATTTGCTACCGGTAGACTTCGACCTATAGATAATGGCGTAAAAGTAGAAAGAGTGGCTATTTTAGCATCGCATCGTAATAAGGGTTATGGAAAATTACTAATGGAGTTTTTAGAAAATGTAGCCAAAAATAAAGGTGATAAAAAGTTAATGCTTAACGCACAATGTCATGCTCAATCATTTTATGAAGCTCTTGGATATGAAGCTTTCGGAGAACCTTTTATGGAGGAAAACATCAAACACATTGCAATGTCAAAAACAATTTAA
- the qoxD gene encoding cytochrome aa3 quinol oxidase subunit IV — translation MNTIVKHTVGFIASIVLTILAVFVTLYTSMALNAKITIIFGFAFIQAAVQLLMFMHLTEGKDGNLQGFKVVFAIIITLITVIGTYWVMQGGHSSHL, via the coding sequence ATGAATACAATTGTAAAACATACTGTAGGTTTCATTGCCTCAATCGTTCTAACAATCTTAGCAGTATTCGTAACCTTATACACATCTATGGCACTTAATGCTAAGATTACCATCATCTTTGGTTTCGCTTTTATACAAGCTGCAGTTCAATTATTAATGTTCATGCACTTAACTGAAGGTAAAGATGGGAATTTACAAGGATTCAAAGTTGTATTTGCGATTATCATTACTTTAATTACTGTTATTGGTACTTATTGGGTAATGCAAGGTGGACACTCAAGCCACTTATAA
- a CDS encoding LCP family protein gives MNKFLKYFLIFLSLLLVVVPVIFAVILLKSSQGAFEHSYNDQDSARQSNIRESKVDPSKDPISILFLGIDDNSGREKNGQSTEQSRSDAMIFSTLNTEKEQIRMLSIPRDTISFIPKVGYYDKIAHAHAYGGPKSSMDSVEATLNVPVDYYVRINMEAFVDAVNELGGIEYDVPYDINEPNTDDSGKIKVKKGHQNLNGDEALAVARTRHQDSDLKRGQRQMDLIKKLFAKAQKADSISKLDDVVEIVGKNAKHNLSYKEIKVLATSYLKDDIDIKSTQLEGKDDYLNGIYYYNPDIKNIQDTSNLLRDDLELPKIKDKLEFLNQRVIDFYGTLIPQTEIDSSLLRKSQNDSTSNDDNDENQASDNKSTDSDNQINNNNENSQQSDANQYENQRDDPNQQNSNQNTQQQIDPNQQQPVENQQPNAQETPTNQY, from the coding sequence ATGAATAAATTTTTAAAATATTTTTTAATATTTCTATCTTTACTTCTTGTAGTTGTTCCAGTGATATTTGCTGTTATACTATTAAAATCTTCTCAAGGTGCTTTTGAACATTCATACAATGATCAAGATTCAGCGAGGCAATCTAACATACGTGAATCAAAAGTCGACCCTTCAAAAGATCCTATCTCTATCTTATTCTTAGGTATTGATGATAATAGTGGTCGTGAAAAAAACGGGCAAAGTACTGAACAATCAAGATCAGATGCAATGATTTTCTCTACACTCAACACCGAGAAAGAACAAATAAGAATGTTAAGTATCCCACGTGATACTATAAGTTTTATCCCTAAAGTGGGTTATTACGATAAAATTGCACATGCACATGCTTATGGAGGACCTAAGTCATCAATGGACTCTGTAGAAGCTACTTTAAACGTGCCGGTTGATTACTATGTAAGAATTAATATGGAAGCTTTTGTCGATGCTGTAAATGAACTAGGTGGCATCGAATACGATGTCCCTTATGACATTAATGAACCAAATACTGATGATTCTGGAAAAATCAAAGTTAAAAAAGGCCACCAAAATTTAAATGGCGATGAAGCATTAGCCGTTGCGAGAACAAGACATCAAGATTCTGATTTAAAACGTGGTCAACGTCAAATGGATTTAATAAAAAAACTATTTGCTAAAGCTCAAAAAGCAGATTCAATTAGTAAGTTAGATGATGTTGTTGAAATTGTTGGTAAAAATGCTAAACACAATTTAAGTTATAAAGAAATCAAAGTACTTGCAACTTCTTATTTAAAAGATGATATTGATATCAAAAGTACACAACTAGAAGGTAAAGACGATTACTTAAATGGTATATATTATTACAATCCTGATATAAAAAATATTCAAGATACATCAAATCTTTTGCGTGATGATCTAGAATTACCTAAAATAAAAGATAAGTTAGAATTTTTAAACCAACGTGTTATTGATTTTTATGGTACACTCATACCACAAACAGAGATAGATAGTTCACTACTAAGAAAATCTCAAAACGATAGTACGAGTAATGATGATAACGATGAAAATCAAGCATCAGATAATAAATCTACGGATTCAGATAATCAAATAAATAACAACAATGAAAATAGCCAACAATCTGACGCTAATCAATATGAAAATCAACGAGACGACCCAAATCAACAAAACAGCAACCAAAATACGCAACAACAGATTGATCCAAATCAGCAACAGCCTGTTGAAAATCAACAACCAAATGCACAAGAAACGCCTACAAATCAATATTAA
- a CDS encoding GW dipeptide domain-containing protein: MAKNKNSYKVPSIIALTLAGTALTTHHAQAADKTQDQTPNKNILNDDKALNQSEKIKSEISKPTANISGTQVYQDPTQIKQSSTDHDSNYDAQIDELNNQISDQTPTQDTYNQNGQGQEAQQNDNHNIETNQDAVQSNVTSNETTNNDNASDNTTEQDTDAVQKDSAGTAKDEVTSEDKQVVTNDSVVSDDSSTKENTDAVQKDSAGTDKEEVTSEDKQVVTNDSVVSDDSSTKEDTDAIQNDNASTDKEEVTSEDKQDMTNDSVNSDDSSTKENTDAVQNDSVGTDKDEVTSEDNQDVTNDSVNSDDSSTKENTDAVQNDSAGTDKEEVISEDNQNVTNDSVNADDSSTKENTDAVQKDSAGTDKDEVTSEDKQVVTNHSVNSDDSSTKEDTDAIQNNNASTDKDEVTSEDKQVVTNDSVNSDDSSTKEDTDAVQNDSTNTTKAANANLYNTQTTPKLRVARSANSTVATRSALTKEATTRSTLPKYSPKVSSSINNYIRKNNFKAPNYEQDIASYLPKYNYRYGKPEGIVMHDTANDNSTITGEINYMKNNYQNAFVHAYVDGNRIIETANTDYLAWGGGAVANQRFIHVELVHTHDYDSFARSINNYADYAATNLQYYGLAPDSAEYDGIGTVWTHKAVSNYLGGTDHTDPHGYLAAHNYSYDELYDLIYEKYLIKTGQAAAWGTSTSGSTSGNSSNNTGSSNTGATTPAKTGSLKVTANNGVGRINTTNDGLYTTVYDQNGKKTDRTNQTLKITKSATLGNENFYLVSDFNKGTLIGWVHQGDVNYNTAKAATSINKTYQIKSGETIYTVPWGTGSQKAGTVSGKSTQTFKATKQQQIGNINYIYGTVNNLSGWVSLSKLSSTSNTATSPTTNSGKLTVDILTNQQGTVAKNNHGVYTTVYDKQGVQKPYVNGQTYKLSKKATLGNNSFYLITDNKTNTNIGWMQTGDITVKEVTKKANTNQTQSVSKIGQLNTKNSGIKATVYDQQGKDATKLAGKTYNVTKQRTEGNNTYVLIQNVNQNTPIGWINTKDINTRNLSQTSAKNGQYTVKATNNGLYAMPWGTKSQQLDTLNNLKNNHFNASKSVYVDKDEYVYGIVNNKTGWIAANDLNKVQPSNNANVTNSQSVTKSAVTPYKYDYVVFNKNGNYYLDPTSTTPAGSLKDFYETIFTVYETQVINGTTWYHGKLSNGKIVWIKEADLRKELVKYYDSGITLDQAVAIQKGLTAKPQIQHTPGKWEDATASEIKNAMDSSKLIKNETQKYQFLRLDKTQNIGAADLDKLLVGKGILEGQGAAFSEAAQTYDINEVYLISHALLETGNGTSKLANGGDVVDNKVVTDGPNKYYNMFGIGAVDSDAVKQGFITAKNNGWNTVKKAIVGGAKFISESYIDKGQNTLYKMRWNPENPGVHQYATDVAWASHNATRIKGFYDSMDKLGKYFDVDTYK, translated from the coding sequence ATGGCTAAGAATAAAAACTCTTATAAGGTACCTTCAATTATAGCACTTACATTAGCAGGTACAGCTTTGACAACTCATCACGCACAGGCGGCAGATAAAACACAAGATCAAACGCCTAATAAAAATATTTTAAATGATGATAAAGCACTTAACCAAAGTGAAAAAATTAAGTCTGAAATTAGTAAACCAACAGCAAACATTTCAGGTACACAAGTCTACCAAGACCCTACACAAATTAAACAGTCATCTACTGATCACGACTCAAACTATGATGCTCAAATTGATGAGTTGAACAATCAAATTTCTGATCAAACACCAACTCAAGATACATATAATCAAAATGGTCAAGGTCAAGAAGCGCAACAAAATGATAATCATAATATAGAGACGAATCAAGACGCTGTTCAAAGTAATGTTACTTCTAATGAAACAACTAACAATGATAACGCATCAGATAATACAACCGAACAAGATACTGACGCTGTTCAAAAAGATAGCGCTGGTACTGCTAAAGATGAAGTTACTTCTGAAGACAAACAAGTTGTAACTAATGACAGTGTAGTTTCTGATGATTCTTCTACTAAAGAGAATACTGACGCTGTTCAAAAAGATAGCGCTGGTACTGATAAAGAGGAAGTTACTTCTGAAGACAAGCAAGTTGTAACTAATGACAGTGTAGTTTCTGATGATTCTTCTACTAAAGAGGATACTGACGCTATTCAAAATGATAACGCTAGTACTGATAAAGAGGAAGTTACTTCTGAAGACAAGCAAGATATGACTAATGATAGTGTGAATTCTGATGATTCTTCTACTAAAGAGAATACTGATGCTGTTCAAAATGATAGCGTTGGCACTGATAAAGATGAAGTTACTTCTGAAGACAATCAAGATGTAACTAATGATAGTGTGAATTCTGATGATTCTTCTACTAAAGAGAATACTGATGCTGTTCAAAATGATAGCGCTGGTACTGATAAAGAGGAAGTTATTTCTGAAGACAATCAAAATGTAACTAATGATAGTGTGAATGCTGATGATTCTTCTACTAAAGAGAATACTGACGCTGTTCAAAAAGATAGCGCTGGTACTGATAAAGATGAAGTTACTTCTGAAGACAAGCAAGTTGTAACTAATCATAGTGTGAATTCTGATGATTCTTCTACTAAAGAGGATACTGACGCTATTCAAAATAATAACGCTAGTACTGATAAAGATGAAGTTACTTCTGAAGACAAGCAAGTTGTAACTAATGATAGTGTGAATTCTGATGATTCTTCTACTAAAGAGGATACTGACGCTGTTCAAAACGACAGCACAAACACTACTAAAGCAGCAAATGCTAATTTATATAACACACAAACGACACCTAAACTTAGAGTAGCTAGAAGTGCCAATTCAACAGTCGCAACACGTTCTGCGCTGACAAAAGAAGCAACAACACGTTCAACATTACCAAAATATTCGCCAAAAGTAAGTTCTTCAATTAACAATTACATCCGCAAGAACAACTTTAAAGCACCAAACTATGAACAAGACATAGCTTCATATTTACCAAAATATAATTATCGCTACGGTAAACCTGAAGGTATTGTTATGCATGATACTGCAAATGATAATTCAACAATCACTGGTGAAATCAATTATATGAAGAATAATTATCAAAATGCTTTTGTACATGCTTACGTAGATGGAAATCGAATTATTGAAACAGCAAATACTGACTACTTAGCTTGGGGCGGCGGCGCTGTAGCCAATCAACGTTTCATACATGTTGAATTAGTTCATACTCATGACTATGATTCATTTGCTCGTTCAATAAATAACTATGCTGATTATGCAGCAACAAACTTACAGTATTATGGTTTAGCCCCTGATAGTGCTGAATATGATGGAATTGGTACTGTTTGGACACATAAAGCAGTAAGTAATTACTTAGGTGGTACTGACCATACTGATCCTCATGGATACTTAGCTGCACATAATTATAGTTACGATGAATTATATGACCTTATTTATGAAAAATATTTAATTAAGACAGGTCAAGCAGCTGCTTGGGGTACATCCACTTCAGGTAGTACGAGTGGAAATAGCTCTAATAATACAGGTTCGAGTAATACTGGTGCAACTACCCCAGCTAAAACAGGTAGCTTGAAAGTAACAGCGAACAATGGCGTTGGACGAATTAATACTACTAATGATGGTTTATATACTACAGTATACGACCAAAATGGTAAGAAAACTGATCGCACGAACCAAACACTTAAAATTACAAAATCAGCTACTTTAGGTAATGAAAATTTCTATTTGGTTTCTGATTTTAATAAAGGTACATTAATTGGTTGGGTACACCAAGGCGATGTTAATTATAATACGGCTAAAGCAGCTACTAGCATTAATAAAACTTACCAAATCAAATCTGGCGAAACGATATATACAGTTCCTTGGGGCACAGGTTCTCAAAAAGCAGGTACAGTTTCAGGAAAATCTACACAAACGTTCAAAGCAACAAAACAACAACAGATTGGTAACATTAACTATATTTACGGAACCGTAAATAATCTATCTGGTTGGGTAAGCTTAAGCAAGTTATCTTCAACAAGTAATACAGCTACATCCCCTACTACAAATTCAGGGAAATTAACTGTAGATATACTTACAAACCAACAAGGTACTGTTGCTAAAAACAATCACGGTGTATATACAACTGTATATGATAAACAAGGTGTTCAAAAGCCATATGTTAATGGACAAACATATAAACTAAGTAAAAAAGCAACACTAGGTAATAATTCATTTTACTTAATTACTGATAACAAAACTAATACTAATATAGGTTGGATGCAAACTGGTGATATTACAGTTAAAGAAGTAACAAAAAAAGCAAACACTAACCAAACACAAAGTGTAAGTAAAATTGGTCAGTTAAACACCAAAAATTCTGGCATTAAAGCAACCGTTTATGATCAACAAGGTAAAGACGCAACAAAACTAGCTGGAAAAACTTATAATGTTACAAAACAACGTACTGAAGGAAATAACACTTATGTATTAATACAAAATGTTAATCAAAATACGCCAATTGGTTGGATTAATACAAAAGATATTAATACTCGTAATTTAAGCCAAACAAGTGCTAAAAATGGCCAATATACTGTTAAAGCAACTAATAATGGTCTTTACGCAATGCCATGGGGTACGAAATCACAACAACTGGATACACTTAATAATCTTAAAAACAATCACTTTAATGCATCTAAATCTGTCTACGTCGATAAAGACGAATACGTTTATGGTATTGTAAACAACAAAACTGGTTGGATAGCTGCGAATGATTTAAATAAGGTACAACCATCTAATAATGCTAATGTTACTAATTCACAAAGTGTTACTAAATCAGCGGTAACTCCGTATAAATATGATTATGTGGTCTTCAATAAAAATGGTAACTATTATTTAGATCCAACATCTACAACTCCAGCAGGTTCACTTAAAGATTTCTATGAAACTATTTTCACAGTTTATGAAACTCAAGTGATTAATGGTACCACTTGGTACCATGGTAAATTATCTAATGGTAAAATCGTTTGGATTAAAGAGGCTGATTTACGTAAAGAATTAGTAAAATACTATGATTCAGGCATTACTTTAGATCAAGCTGTCGCTATCCAAAAAGGGTTAACTGCTAAACCACAAATTCAACACACACCTGGAAAATGGGAAGATGCTACAGCGAGTGAAATCAAAAACGCTATGGATTCAAGTAAGTTAATAAAAAATGAGACTCAAAAATATCAATTTTTACGTTTAGATAAAACACAAAATATTGGTGCAGCTGATTTAGATAAATTACTTGTTGGTAAAGGGATTTTAGAAGGTCAAGGCGCAGCATTTAGTGAAGCTGCTCAGACTTACGATATCAACGAAGTATATTTAATATCTCATGCACTACTTGAAACTGGTAATGGTACATCTAAACTTGCAAATGGCGGCGATGTTGTAGACAATAAAGTTGTTACCGATGGTCCAAATAAATATTATAATATGTTTGGTATCGGCGCAGTTGATAGTGACGCTGTAAAACAAGGATTTATAACAGCTAAAAATAATGGCTGGAATACAGTTAAAAAAGCTATAGTTGGCGGCGCTAAATTTATATCTGAATCATATATTGATAAAGGTCAAAATACACTTTATAAAATGCGTTGGAACCCTGAAAATCCAGGTGTTCACCAATACGCAACAGACGTAGCATGGGCCTCTCATAATGCTACTCGTATTAAAGGTTTCTATGATTCTATGGATAAACTAGGTAAATATTTCGACGTAGATACGTATAAATAA
- the rihC gene encoding ribonucleoside hydrolase RihC — MKQPIIIDTDPGIDDAAAISIALNHPAFDLKMITTVNGNVGIEKTTANALKLKQFFKSNVPIHRGASQPLLSNIVDASSVHGESGMNGYDFPEPNYNDLASVHAVESMYKELKANKDPVTLIPIGPLTNIALLISTYPEAKDYIKEIVFMGGSTGRGNITPSAEFNIYCDPEAAQIVFNSGLPLTMVGLDVARSSTLSHRTVNELQALNQTGDMLHHLFKHYKGDDFEKGINVYDVYTVLYLLHPEKFDVQEADVQVETNGTLTKGETVTDFKSNFPNCSVVMSIEPKVFKDIFIDALKYCK, encoded by the coding sequence ATGAAACAACCTATAATTATAGACACTGATCCCGGTATTGATGATGCTGCGGCAATCAGTATTGCTTTAAATCACCCTGCGTTTGATTTAAAAATGATTACTACTGTCAATGGAAACGTAGGAATTGAAAAAACAACGGCAAACGCATTGAAACTTAAACAATTTTTCAAAAGTAATGTCCCTATACATAGAGGCGCTTCACAGCCCTTACTTTCAAACATCGTAGATGCAAGTTCAGTCCATGGAGAATCAGGCATGAACGGATATGATTTTCCTGAACCTAACTATAATGATTTAGCTTCAGTGCATGCTGTAGAATCTATGTATAAAGAATTAAAAGCGAATAAAGATCCCGTAACACTCATTCCCATTGGTCCACTAACGAACATTGCTTTATTAATATCTACTTATCCTGAAGCTAAAGATTATATTAAAGAAATTGTCTTCATGGGTGGTTCCACTGGTCGTGGTAACATAACACCATCTGCAGAATTTAATATTTATTGTGATCCAGAAGCTGCTCAAATCGTATTCAATTCAGGTTTACCCCTGACTATGGTTGGTCTTGATGTTGCAAGAAGTTCTACATTGAGTCATCGTACAGTAAACGAACTTCAGGCATTAAACCAAACTGGAGATATGCTACATCACCTTTTTAAACATTATAAAGGTGATGATTTTGAAAAAGGTATTAATGTTTATGATGTATATACTGTGCTTTATCTGCTTCATCCTGAAAAGTTTGATGTACAAGAAGCAGATGTTCAAGTTGAGACTAATGGTACATTGACAAAAGGTGAAACAGTTACAGATTTTAAATCTAATTTCCCTAATTGTAGTGTAGTTATGTCTATTGAACCTAAGGTATTTAAAGATATTTTTATAGATGCACTCAAGTATTGTAAATAA
- a CDS encoding serine hydrolase: MTTKKLKRLTFILTILLVAITFLIIYKHYQRYNEEFNATKTYEEASKGHKKTGKLNTVVDENNPDIVEVNRYLEQIKFNGTAAVFENGQLKLNKGYGMKNFKEDKKNRADTLYLIGSSQKFTTGLMLKQLVNEKKINMNEPVTKYLPWFKTTQTITLNQLMQHKSGLYKYKASPQYKNLDEAVHAIQEKGIESKYYNKNRYNDANYLVLSRVIEEVTSKSYVKNFEDRLANPYNLNFTAFFDDIDYQKNMAIGYKKDKTSSNPVKQTPNILEQYYGAGNLYMAPYDMGQLILSLQNNEIFDGKITQPLLHESLTTQYPEPYRYGFYSLPDKNRINGGFFGQVFTAYFNNKYIVVLGTNYENSKTNNEKKIKHIYYDILKQGGPYNIVGQKY, encoded by the coding sequence ATGACTACGAAAAAACTAAAACGATTAACGTTTATTTTAACTATACTTCTTGTAGCAATAACATTTTTGATTATATATAAACATTATCAACGTTATAACGAAGAATTTAACGCTACTAAAACTTATGAAGAGGCATCAAAAGGTCATAAAAAAACAGGTAAATTAAATACCGTTGTTGATGAAAATAACCCTGATATAGTAGAAGTTAATAGGTACTTAGAGCAAATCAAATTTAATGGTACAGCTGCTGTATTTGAAAATGGTCAATTGAAACTAAATAAAGGCTATGGCATGAAAAATTTTAAAGAAGATAAAAAGAATAGGGCGGATACATTATATTTAATTGGTTCTTCTCAAAAATTCACCACCGGATTAATGTTAAAGCAACTGGTAAATGAAAAGAAAATAAATATGAATGAGCCAGTCACAAAATACTTACCTTGGTTTAAAACAACTCAAACTATCACATTAAATCAATTGATGCAGCATAAAAGCGGTTTATATAAATATAAAGCTTCCCCTCAATATAAAAATTTAGATGAAGCTGTACATGCTATACAGGAAAAAGGAATAGAATCTAAATATTATAATAAAAATAGATATAATGATGCGAATTACTTAGTATTATCACGTGTGATTGAAGAGGTAACTAGTAAATCCTATGTAAAGAACTTTGAAGATAGACTTGCAAATCCATATAATTTGAATTTTACAGCATTCTTCGATGATATAGATTATCAAAAGAATATGGCAATTGGTTATAAAAAAGATAAAACATCTAGTAATCCAGTGAAACAAACACCAAATATATTAGAACAGTATTATGGTGCGGGTAATCTCTATATGGCGCCATACGATATGGGGCAATTAATTTTAAGCTTACAAAATAACGAAATTTTTGATGGTAAAATAACTCAACCACTTTTACATGAGAGTTTAACCACGCAGTATCCTGAACCTTATAGATATGGTTTTTATTCGCTTCCAGATAAAAATAGAATTAATGGTGGTTTTTTTGGCCAAGTATTTACAGCTTATTTTAACAACAAATATATAGTAGTATTAGGTACTAATTATGAAAATAGTAAGACTAATAACGAAAAGAAAATCAAACATATTTATTATGATATCTTAAAACAAGGCGGGCCATATAATATTGTCGGTCAAAAATATTAA
- a CDS encoding DUF2538 family protein: MSRKTYDKLNQINGMFNVLEQQLIHSKDMALFRNEFFYVNHEHRENYEALRIYYKDSDNNPIVDGACYIVALPEIFEKVDVFESELPFTWVYDQNGITETMKQISVPIQYLIAAALEVTDVNLFKPSGFAMGMNNWNIAQMRIFWQYTAIIRKEAL, from the coding sequence ATGTCACGTAAAACATATGACAAACTCAACCAAATTAATGGTATGTTTAATGTATTAGAACAACAATTGATTCACAGCAAAGATATGGCACTTTTCAGGAATGAATTTTTTTACGTCAATCATGAACATCGGGAGAATTATGAAGCACTACGAATTTATTATAAAGATAGTGACAATAATCCAATTGTTGATGGTGCGTGTTATATTGTTGCGCTTCCAGAAATTTTTGAAAAAGTTGATGTATTTGAATCAGAACTCCCCTTCACATGGGTTTATGACCAAAACGGCATAACAGAAACAATGAAACAAATTAGTGTGCCAATTCAGTATCTAATTGCAGCTGCATTAGAAGTAACTGATGTAAATTTATTTAAACCCTCTGGTTTTGCCATGGGAATGAATAATTGGAACATTGCACAAATGCGCATTTTTTGGCAATACACTGCAATTATTAGAAAAGAAGCGTTATAA
- a CDS encoding phospho-sugar mutase: MKQAWLEKIDESLVKEFYQLQTEEEKNEGFETTLSFGTAGIRSTFGLGPGRLNAFTVRKVALGLAQYLKNSVSSDPSVVIHFDTRLLSKEFSKEIASVLAENGVNTIVSENYKSTPELSFAVRELNVNAGVMITASHNPKNYNGIKIYNNHGGQLLPEASEALSSYINSIESPLLIEKGDFETLLNEEKIQFMANEVTEKYKAEVKSLVGTIEEKDAKVVLTSLHGTSLPLMSDILSELDYHNYVIEENQSKPDGHFPTIAIANPEDEEAFSLGKKLADETNAQLIIATDPDADRLGFIERYGDNDYRYFNGNEIGLLFMKLRFQDLVESNKPQYIVKSIVTSELAEKLAKSLDVEVANVLTGFKFISDLIEQNHDTSNKQLLLAFEESHGYLAKPISRDKDAIQMVPLLIKYKNLLNKNGLTFKDTIHDIYQNIGEFKDRTIAPSFEGSKGNEKISKIMSQFRNKDIFSICGMDINQIEDYQIGEIRNLKKGVTEPLSLPNTNLIRFIFDYGFIALRPSGTEPKIKLYFSLNVDNIDAITDQFEQDYINHIH; encoded by the coding sequence GTGAAACAAGCTTGGTTAGAGAAAATTGATGAAAGTTTAGTTAAAGAATTTTATCAATTACAAACAGAAGAAGAAAAAAATGAAGGCTTTGAAACTACTTTATCTTTTGGTACTGCAGGTATAAGAAGTACTTTTGGCTTAGGTCCTGGAAGATTAAATGCCTTTACTGTTCGAAAAGTTGCATTAGGATTAGCACAATATTTAAAAAATAGTGTTAGTAGCGATCCATCAGTGGTTATCCATTTTGATACTAGATTATTATCAAAAGAATTTTCTAAAGAAATAGCAAGTGTTTTAGCTGAAAATGGCGTGAATACGATTGTGTCAGAAAATTATAAATCTACACCAGAGTTATCTTTTGCGGTAAGAGAATTAAATGTAAATGCTGGCGTCATGATAACTGCTAGTCATAATCCTAAAAACTATAACGGTATAAAAATTTATAATAATCATGGTGGTCAATTACTACCAGAAGCATCAGAAGCGTTAAGTTCTTATATAAATTCAATTGAATCGCCATTATTAATTGAAAAAGGCGATTTTGAGACATTATTAAATGAAGAGAAAATTCAATTCATGGCTAATGAAGTGACAGAAAAATACAAAGCTGAAGTTAAATCATTAGTAGGTACGATTGAAGAAAAGGATGCCAAAGTTGTACTAACGAGTTTACATGGTACGAGCTTACCATTAATGTCAGATATATTATCAGAGTTGGATTATCATAATTATGTAATAGAAGAAAATCAATCAAAACCAGATGGTCATTTCCCGACAATTGCAATTGCTAACCCAGAGGACGAAGAGGCATTTTCACTAGGAAAAAAATTGGCAGATGAAACAAATGCACAGTTAATCATTGCTACAGACCCAGATGCAGATAGGTTAGGCTTTATTGAACGTTATGGAGATAACGACTATAGATATTTTAATGGTAATGAGATAGGTTTACTATTTATGAAATTAAGGTTTCAAGATTTAGTAGAATCTAATAAACCACAATATATTGTAAAGTCAATCGTTACGAGTGAGTTAGCAGAGAAGTTAGCTAAATCATTAGACGTTGAAGTGGCGAATGTATTAACTGGTTTCAAATTTATTTCTGACTTAATCGAACAAAATCACGATACGAGTAATAAGCAATTGCTGTTAGCATTTGAAGAAAGTCATGGATACTTAGCCAAACCAATATCCAGAGATAAAGATGCAATTCAAATGGTACCACTATTAATTAAATATAAAAATTTATTAAATAAAAATGGTTTAACATTTAAAGATACAATTCACGATATATATCAAAATATTGGTGAATTTAAAGATAGAACAATCGCACCGAGCTTTGAAGGCTCAAAAGGTAATGAAAAAATTTCTAAAATAATGAGTCAGTTTAGAAATAAAGATATTTTTTCAATTTGTGGTATGGATATCAACCAAATTGAAGATTATCAAATTGGTGAAATTAGGAATTTGAAAAAAGGGGTAACTGAACCATTATCATTACCTAATACAAACTTAATTAGATTCATATTTGATTATGGTTTTATTGCTTTGAGACCGTCGGGAACAGAACCAAAAATCAAACTTTATTTCTCGCTTAATGTAGATAATATTGATGCGATAACAGATCAATTTGAACAAGACTATATTAATCATATACATTGA